A stretch of Streptomyces vietnamensis DNA encodes these proteins:
- a CDS encoding LacI family DNA-binding transcriptional regulator: MAHPAEDVRPPTMADVAREAGVSHQTVSRVLSGHPNVRAATREQVTLAIERLGYRRNSAARALVTRRTRTLGVIAVNTALYGPASTLTGLEEAAREEGYLVSTVSLRTGSGQGLKDAIDHLAAWGVEGVVAITPQRSHVQALAELDAPFPVVTVEGGHQLDLPGVSLDQELGARMVTEHLLAAGHSNVWHVAGPDDWLESEARTAGWRAVLEESGIRPPRVLTGDWSPLSGYRAGQELAGLALARRGATPVTAVFVANDQMALGVLRALREGGIRTPAQVAVAGFDDIPEAEFFPPPLTTVRQDFAAIGRRSIGLLVDHIEGRARKAEHLLVEPQLIMRASTRPPSEA, encoded by the coding sequence GTGGCGCATCCCGCGGAAGACGTCCGCCCGCCGACGATGGCCGACGTCGCACGAGAGGCGGGGGTCTCCCATCAGACCGTCTCCCGGGTGCTGAGCGGTCACCCCAACGTGCGCGCGGCCACCCGCGAGCAGGTCACCCTGGCCATCGAGCGGCTCGGCTACCGCCGCAACTCCGCCGCACGCGCCCTGGTGACGCGCCGTACGAGGACGCTGGGCGTCATCGCCGTCAACACCGCCCTGTACGGCCCTGCCAGCACCCTGACCGGCCTGGAGGAGGCGGCCCGGGAGGAGGGCTACCTCGTCTCGACCGTCAGCCTGCGCACCGGATCGGGCCAGGGCCTCAAGGACGCCATCGACCACCTCGCGGCCTGGGGCGTGGAGGGCGTCGTCGCCATCACCCCGCAGCGCTCGCACGTGCAGGCGCTCGCCGAACTGGACGCACCCTTCCCCGTGGTCACCGTGGAGGGCGGTCATCAGCTCGACCTGCCCGGCGTCTCCCTCGACCAGGAACTCGGCGCCCGCATGGTCACCGAGCACCTGCTCGCCGCCGGGCACAGCAACGTCTGGCACGTGGCGGGTCCCGACGACTGGCTGGAGAGCGAGGCCCGCACGGCGGGATGGCGCGCCGTCCTGGAGGAGAGCGGCATCCGGCCCCCGCGCGTACTGACGGGGGACTGGAGCCCGCTGTCCGGGTACCGGGCGGGACAGGAACTCGCGGGGCTCGCCCTGGCCCGCCGCGGGGCGACACCGGTCACGGCGGTCTTCGTCGCCAACGACCAGATGGCGCTCGGCGTCCTGCGGGCGCTGCGCGAGGGCGGGATCCGCACCCCCGCGCAGGTGGCCGTCGCCGGCTTCGACGACATCCCGGAGGCCGAGTTCTTCCCTCCGCCGCTGACGACGGTCCGCCAGGACTTCGCCGCCATCGGGCGCCGGAGCATCGGGCTCCTGGTGGACCACATCGAGGGTCGCGCCCGGAAGGCCGAGCACCTCCTGGTGGAGCCGCAGCTCATCATGCGGGCGAGCACGCGCCCTCCGAGCGAAGCCTGA